The genomic interval TCCGTCTTTCCTGGCACGACCGCCTTCCGGCACTGTGGGCACAGGACGCGGACCAGGCGCTGGGCGGCGATGCAGTTCAGGGCCGAAACCAAGCTGTAGGTGTCTACCCCCATGTGGATGAAGCGGCCGAGCACGTCGAAGACGTTGTTGGCATGCACGGTGGTGAAGACCAGGTGCCCGGTGAGGGCCGACTGGATGGCGCTCTGGGCGGTTTCCGGGTCGCGGATCTCCCCGACCATGATCTTGTCCGGGTCATGGCGCAGGATGGAGCGCAGGCCGCGGGCAAACGTCAGCCCCTTCTTTTCGTTGACCGGAATCTGGATGATGCCGTCGACCTGGTACTCGACCGGGTCCTCGATGGTGATAATCTTGTCGGCCGGGTCCTTGATCTCGTTCAGGGCTGCGTACAGGGTGGTGGTTTTGCCGCTGCCGGTCGGGCCGGTGACCAGGAACAAGCCATAGGGCTGGCGGATGTAGTAGTTGATCTTTTCCAGGATGTAGGGCGAGAAGCCCAGCTGCTTCAATTTCAGTTCGCCGATGTTCTCGGTGATCATTTCGCGGTCCAGGATACGGATGACGGCGTTCTCGCCGTAGATGCCGGGCATGATCGAGACGCGGAAGTCGATGGTCTTCTGCTTGAAGCGCATGCGGAAGCGCCCGTCCTGGGGGACGCGCTTCTCGGCGATATCCAGCTCGGAGATGACTTTCAAGCGGGTCAGTAGGAACGGATGGAAGGTGGCGTCCAGGGGCTCCATGATCTGGTGCAGGATGCCGTCGATGCGGTACTTGATGATCAAGGCGGCGTTCTGGATCTCGATGTGTATGTCGGAGGCCTTCTTGCTGACTGCGGTCAGGATGATGTTGTTTAACAACTTGACCACCGAGTCGTCCTCGTCGGTGATGCTCTCGATGGTCACCACGTCGTCCTCGACCGTCTCGGCCGTCTTCTTCACCGCAAAGGTCTCGGTCTTGTCGCGCAGGACCTTGGTGTAGGTGTCGCTTTTCTTGAGGAATTTTTCCAGGTCGCCGCGGTTGGCGAAGAAAGGCAGGACCTTTTTCTGGGTGAAATTCTCGATCATGCCGATCTTATCGAGGTTCTCGGGATCGGGCATGGCCACGGAGATGGTGTTGTCCTTCTCCTCCAGGGGGAAAAAAAGATTCTTGATCAGGAAATCGGCCGGAAAGCGGGAAAGCAACTGGTAATTGATCTTCACATCGGCGATATTAACGCTTTTTTTCATTGCACGACCCTTATGACGCTGAAAATGGGCAGGTAGACCGAAACAAGCATCATGGCGATCACCAGGCCCAATGCGATGATTATAACAGGTTCGATCAGCGAAATCAAAGTGTTGATGCGGCTGTCGATGGAGCGTTCGTAGTAATCGGCGCTCTCGTCCAGTACGGCGGTCAGGTTGCCCGAGGTTTCGCCGACGCGGACCATCTCGACCAGGATGCGCGGGATGAAGGCGATCTCCTCCAGCACCTCGGAAAGCACGTGACCCTGGCGGATTTTTTCGGGGAGCTCGCGGATGCGGCTGTAATAATACCTGTTGGCGAAGGTTTCCACCGCGATTTCAGCCGCGTCGGGGACGGGGATGCCCCCCGAGACCAGGATGGCCAGGGTGCGGGCGAAGACGGCGACGGCGTTCTCATGGATGACGCGGCCGATGAAGGGCGACTTGATCTTGAACTGATCGATGATGATCACGCGCGGCTGGAAACGCTCGAGCAGCTTGACGGCCAAAAATGCCATGAAGGCCAGCGCGGTGAGCAGGACGATGTTTTCCCGCAAAAACTGGGTGACGGCGATGAAGAGCAGGGTCAGGGGCGGCAGCTGCGCCTCCAGGTCGCTGAAGAAGGAGGCGAACTTGGGGATGACGAAAACCGAGATCACCAGCACCATGGCGATCATGAAGAGGAGGAGGATAGCCGGATAGGTCAGGCTGCCGACGATCTTGCGGCGCAGGTTGGCGAGCTTGCCCAGGTAGATGTTGAATTTTTCCAGGGTCTGTTCCAGGTGGCCGCTTTTTTCGCCGGCCAGCAGCGACGCTGTGTAAATTTTATTGAACGGCAGCCTGGACGAGGCGAAGGCCGCCGAGATCTGCGTGCCGTTGCGGATGCTGCCGGCCGCCCTGGCGATGATGTCGCGCAGGCGGCTGGGCCGGCTGTTCTGGATGATGATCTCCAGGGCGCGGATCATGGGGATGCCGGCCTTGAGCAGGGTGATCATCTCCTGGTTGAAGAGGAGGAATTCGGTGTAGCCGATCTTGCGGTTGAACAGCCCGCCCAGGGAAAGGTCCTTGAACCACAGGCCGCGGACGGCGATCAGCTTCTCGTCGCTCCCGGCCAGGGACGCCTTGAGCTCGGCCTTGCTTTCGGCGTAGTGGTCGCGCCTGACGTAATGGCCCTGCTCGTCGACGAAGGTGCAGCGGTAGGTGGGCATCAGAGCGTGTCGTGCCCCGGGAAATACGGGCGCAGGACCTCGGGGATGCGGATCCTGCCGTCAACGGTCTGGTAGTTTTCCATAATGGCGGCCACGGTGCGGCCGATGGCCAGGCCCGAGCCGTTCAGAGTGTGGATGTAATCCTTTTTGCCGTCCTTGCCCTTGTATTTGATCCGCGCCCGCCGGGCTTGGAAGTTTTCGAAGTTCGAGCAGGAGGATATCTCGAGGTAGCCGGCGCGGGCCGGCATCCAGACTTCGATATCGTAGGTCTTGGCCGAGGAGAAGGAGAGGTCGCCGCTGCACAGGGCGGTGGTGCGGAAGTGCAGCCGGAGTTTCTTGAGGATGGATTCGGCGTCGGCGGTCAGTTTTTCGAGCTCGTCGTAAGACTGCGCCGGAGTGGTCAGCTTGAGCAGCTCGACCTTCTGGAACTGGTGCTGGCGGATCAAGCCGCGAATGTCCTTGCCGTGCGACCCGGCTTCGCTGCGGAAGCAGGGCGTGTAGGCGACGTACTTGATGGGCAACTGGCCCTCGTCCAGAATCTCGTCGCGGTGGATGTTGGTCAGCGGCACCTCGGCGGTGGGGATCAGGTAGAGATTGAAGCCCTCGATCTTGAAAAGGTCTTCCTTGAACTTGGGCAGGTTGCCGGTGCCGATCAGGCTGAGGTCGTTGACCAGGAAGGGCGGCAGCACCTCGCGGTAGCCGTTTTCGTTGCCGTGCACCTCGAGCATGAACTGCACCAGCACCCGTTCCAGCTTGGCCAGGGCGTCAAAATACAGGGCGAAGCGGGAACCGGCGATCTTGGCGGCGCGCTGGAAATCGAGCTGGCCGGAGTTTTCGCCCAATTCCCAATGCGGGCGAGCCGGAAAGTCGAAAGCGGGTTTTTCGCCCCAGCTGCGGACCACCTCGTTGGCGCTGGCGTCCTTGCCCACCGGCACGGAATCATGGAAAAGGTTGGGCACGTTCAGGAGGAATTCCTGGAACTCGGCATCCACGGTTTGAAGCTGGCGCTCGTGGCCTTCGATCATTTTCGAAAGCTCGATGGACTGTAGCTCCAGTTCGCGGGTGTTGGCGCCGCTCTTTTTCTTGACCCCGGTCTCCTTGGCCAGGCGGTTCTTCCTGCTTTTCAGCTCCTCGCTGTCGGCCAGGAGCCGGCGGCGGAGCTGGTCGATCTCGGCGAAACGCGTTTCATCGAAGGCCACGCCCTTGGCTTCGACCTTTTTCTTGACCAATTCCAGGTTGTTTCTGACAAAATTGATGTCCAGCATGAAAAAATTATAGC from Candidatus Aminicenantes bacterium carries:
- the serS gene encoding serine--tRNA ligase, coding for MLDINFVRNNLELVKKKVEAKGVAFDETRFAEIDQLRRRLLADSEELKSRKNRLAKETGVKKKSGANTRELELQSIELSKMIEGHERQLQTVDAEFQEFLLNVPNLFHDSVPVGKDASANEVVRSWGEKPAFDFPARPHWELGENSGQLDFQRAAKIAGSRFALYFDALAKLERVLVQFMLEVHGNENGYREVLPPFLVNDLSLIGTGNLPKFKEDLFKIEGFNLYLIPTAEVPLTNIHRDEILDEGQLPIKYVAYTPCFRSEAGSHGKDIRGLIRQHQFQKVELLKLTTPAQSYDELEKLTADAESILKKLRLHFRTTALCSGDLSFSSAKTYDIEVWMPARAGYLEISSCSNFENFQARRARIKYKGKDGKKDYIHTLNGSGLAIGRTVAAIMENYQTVDGRIRIPEVLRPYFPGHDTL
- a CDS encoding type II secretion system F family protein, producing MITLLKAGIPMIRALEIIIQNSRPSRLRDIIARAAGSIRNGTQISAAFASSRLPFNKIYTASLLAGEKSGHLEQTLEKFNIYLGKLANLRRKIVGSLTYPAILLLFMIAMVLVISVFVIPKFASFFSDLEAQLPPLTLLFIAVTQFLRENIVLLTALAFMAFLAVKLLERFQPRVIIIDQFKIKSPFIGRVIHENAVAVFARTLAILVSGGIPVPDAAEIAVETFANRYYYSRIRELPEKIRQGHVLSEVLEEIAFIPRILVEMVRVGETSGNLTAVLDESADYYERSIDSRINTLISLIEPVIIIALGLVIAMMLVSVYLPIFSVIRVVQ
- a CDS encoding GspE/PulE family protein — protein: MIENFTQKKVLPFFANRGDLEKFLKKSDTYTKVLRDKTETFAVKKTAETVEDDVVTIESITDEDDSVVKLLNNIILTAVSKKASDIHIEIQNAALIIKYRIDGILHQIMEPLDATFHPFLLTRLKVISELDIAEKRVPQDGRFRMRFKQKTIDFRVSIMPGIYGENAVIRILDREMITENIGELKLKQLGFSPYILEKINYYIRQPYGLFLVTGPTGSGKTTTLYAALNEIKDPADKIITIEDPVEYQVDGIIQIPVNEKKGLTFARGLRSILRHDPDKIMVGEIRDPETAQSAIQSALTGHLVFTTVHANNVFDVLGRFIHMGVDTYSLVSALNCIAAQRLVRVLCPQCRKAVVPGKT